Proteins encoded in a region of the Shewanella polaris genome:
- the punR gene encoding DNA-binding transcriptional activator PunR has product MLSEQAFEMIDIVARVGSFTAAANKLNKVPSAVSYAIKQIEDDLGVILFERHHRSVSLTPAGEHFVAQSREIMTKLNNIKRDTQKVANGWRPSLSIAIDNMVRADKISGLIADFYRHFTDIELIIRLEVYNGVWEALSTGKSDIAIGATSSIPVGGTFKSRDMGMIQWSFLVGKNHPLAKAEHALTDEELLQYPSICLQDTAHNIAHRPNWLLNNQRRIVVPDWIRAINCFREGLGVGYMPYHLADIFIKAGALIEKQLATPKQDTACCLAWNNANMTPAMQWVIDHLGDTEKLKKEWLS; this is encoded by the coding sequence ATGCTTTCAGAACAAGCATTCGAGATGATAGATATTGTAGCCCGTGTGGGCAGTTTTACCGCCGCAGCGAATAAATTGAATAAAGTGCCCTCTGCGGTGAGTTATGCCATTAAACAAATTGAAGATGATTTAGGGGTAATACTGTTTGAGCGCCACCATCGTAGTGTCAGTTTAACTCCTGCGGGTGAACATTTTGTCGCGCAGTCGCGCGAGATCATGACCAAACTAAATAACATTAAACGAGATACTCAAAAAGTTGCCAATGGCTGGCGTCCTTCGCTGTCAATTGCAATTGACAACATGGTTCGTGCTGACAAAATTAGTGGCTTAATTGCTGATTTTTATCGCCATTTTACCGATATCGAATTGATAATACGCTTAGAAGTGTATAACGGTGTGTGGGAAGCATTGTCCACAGGCAAGAGCGATATCGCCATAGGGGCAACCTCAAGCATTCCAGTGGGTGGCACCTTTAAGTCGCGTGATATGGGGATGATCCAGTGGTCATTTTTAGTCGGTAAAAATCACCCGTTAGCCAAAGCAGAACATGCGTTAACAGATGAAGAGTTATTACAATATCCGTCAATATGCTTGCAAGATACTGCTCATAATATTGCCCATAGACCAAACTGGTTGTTGAATAATCAACGCAGAATTGTGGTACCCGATTGGATCAGAGCGATAAATTGTTTCAGAGAAGGCTTAGGTGTGGGCTATATGCCATATCATTTGGCTGATATTTTTATTAAAGCCGGTGCGCTGATAGAAAAACAGCTCGCCACACCAAAGCAAGACACCGCCTGCTGTTTGGCATGGAATAATGCCAATATGACCCCAGCTATGCAGTGGGTGATTGATCACCTAGGCGATACCGAAAAATTAAAAAAAGAATGGCTTAGTTAA
- a CDS encoding HIT family protein gives MHEPAKYNCPFCRILSDESESSIELIFESKFSVGFLGLRGNEKSGPTVLIASKKHYENIYSLPPEVVADSFVLAQNVAVALKEEFQVDGTTIWQHNEPAGDQDVWHFHLHVKGRLEGDSLYKETAYELTSEERQFIRARLKNYQ, from the coding sequence ATGCATGAACCTGCAAAATATAACTGTCCATTTTGCCGAATTTTAAGTGACGAAAGTGAAAGCTCTATTGAACTGATTTTCGAGTCAAAATTTTCGGTTGGTTTTCTCGGGCTTCGCGGAAATGAAAAATCTGGACCAACTGTATTAATTGCTTCAAAGAAACACTACGAAAATATTTATAGCCTTCCACCAGAGGTTGTAGCAGATTCCTTTGTACTGGCTCAGAATGTAGCTGTAGCTTTAAAGGAGGAGTTTCAGGTAGATGGCACCACTATTTGGCAGCATAATGAACCAGCCGGAGACCAAGATGTGTGGCACTTTCATTTGCATGTTAAAGGGCGGTTGGAAGGTGATTCATTGTATAAGGAAACTGCATATGAGCTTACATCGGAAGAAAGGCAATTTATCCGAGCTAGGCTTAAGAATTACCAGTAA
- a CDS encoding TusE/DsrC/DsvC family sulfur relay protein → MVNFFEFNGQKIETDHQGYLKNVSDWQESMAVVIAATENIELTEQHWEVIRFVRDFYLEYKTSPAIRVLVKAIGQRLGADKGNSKYLYTLFPVGPAKQATKIAGLPKPAKCL, encoded by the coding sequence TTGGTAAACTTTTTTGAATTTAATGGCCAGAAAATTGAAACTGATCATCAAGGTTATTTAAAGAATGTATCAGACTGGCAAGAGTCAATGGCCGTTGTTATAGCAGCAACGGAGAATATTGAGTTAACCGAACAACACTGGGAAGTTATCCGTTTTGTGCGTGATTTTTATCTTGAGTACAAAACTAGCCCAGCCATTCGAGTATTGGTTAAAGCTATTGGTCAACGTTTAGGGGCAGATAAAGGTAATTCTAAATATTTGTATACCTTGTTTCCTGTTGGACCTGCTAAGCAAGCAACCAAAATTGCCGGTTTACCTAAACCGGCAAAATGCTTATAA
- the tusB gene encoding sulfurtransferase complex subunit TusB — MILHHIQTSAMTDDALTTCLRYIHPTDSVLLSSDAVNCLLQTHWQQALADVKLFVLQDDVIARGLMDRLMITFANNTTSSFDIIDYSQFVEQSLLHDKVITW, encoded by the coding sequence TTGATATTACATCATATCCAAACGTCTGCAATGACCGACGATGCCTTAACTACATGCCTGCGGTATATTCACCCTACAGACAGTGTTTTATTGTCTAGCGATGCGGTGAATTGTTTATTACAAACCCATTGGCAACAAGCTTTAGCAGACGTAAAGCTGTTTGTGTTACAAGATGATGTAATAGCAAGAGGTTTAATGGATCGCTTGATGATTACCTTTGCCAATAACACAACCAGCAGTTTTGATATTATTGATTATTCACAATTTGTTGAGCAATCTTTGTTACACGATAAGGTGATCACTTGGTAA
- the tusD gene encoding sulfurtransferase complex subunit TusD: protein MSKFIIQVNGSVYGSTASFRALSFCQSALANGHQIINVFFYQDGVTNSNALTCPASDEIDMHSNWRSLSSQHSIPLTNCVSAALRRGILSAPDAVENGKPQWNSSETFTMGGLGELVVGIEQADRLISF from the coding sequence ATGAGCAAATTCATCATTCAAGTAAACGGCAGTGTTTATGGCTCTACAGCCAGTTTTCGCGCGTTATCATTTTGCCAAAGCGCATTAGCTAATGGCCATCAAATTATCAACGTCTTTTTCTATCAAGATGGCGTAACCAACAGTAACGCCCTCACCTGTCCTGCATCTGACGAAATTGATATGCATTCCAATTGGCGATCATTGTCATCACAACATTCAATACCACTAACCAATTGTGTGTCAGCGGCTCTGCGGCGCGGCATATTGTCTGCACCAGATGCGGTTGAGAATGGAAAACCACAATGGAATAGCAGCGAAACGTTTACCATGGGCGGTTTAGGTGAATTAGTGGTTGGTATTGAACAAGCAGATAGATTGATTAGCTTTTAA
- a CDS encoding Bax inhibitor-1/YccA family protein — MNQQSVISPSLSTTEVNKLLKNTYMLLAMTLAFSAVTAGLAMAINLGPMMSLGLSLGSLVLLFVTLKKADSSAGIFWVFAFTGMQGASLGYILNHYAGMANGPGLIMQALGLTSIIFVSLSAYALTTKKDFSFMGGFLFAGLLVMIGAMVINIFVGSSIIFMAMNAGIALLMTGFILYDTSRIVNGGETNYVRATISLYLDFLNLFISLLHLMGIGNDD; from the coding sequence ATGAATCAACAATCTGTAATATCACCCAGTCTATCGACGACCGAAGTCAATAAACTGTTAAAAAACACTTACATGCTTCTTGCGATGACATTGGCTTTTTCTGCTGTAACCGCGGGTTTAGCTATGGCTATCAACCTTGGGCCGATGATGTCTTTAGGCTTATCGCTAGGTAGCTTAGTGTTATTATTTGTGACCCTAAAAAAAGCAGACAGTTCTGCTGGTATCTTTTGGGTATTTGCTTTTACAGGCATGCAAGGCGCGTCGCTCGGTTACATTCTTAATCATTATGCTGGTATGGCAAATGGTCCTGGCTTAATTATGCAGGCGTTAGGCTTAACCTCTATCATTTTCGTGTCGCTTTCAGCGTATGCGTTAACCACTAAGAAAGACTTCTCATTTATGGGCGGCTTCTTATTTGCGGGTTTATTAGTGATGATCGGTGCGATGGTCATTAATATCTTCGTTGGTAGCTCAATAATATTTATGGCAATGAATGCAGGTATTGCATTGTTAATGACCGGTTTTATTCTATATGACACCAGTCGTATCGTGAATGGCGGCGAAACAAACTACGTTCGTGCGACGATTTCATTGTACTTAGACTTTTTAAACTTGTTCATAAGCCTGTTACATTTAATGGGTATTGGCAACGACGATTAA
- the tusC gene encoding sulfurtransferase complex subunit TusC — MKSLVIIFRHAPFGTTSTREGLDFAMLSASFEQQVSLVFTNEAVLHLLVGQTPEQAGSKDYVSAFKALSLYDIDTVLVCAVSMTTLGLQPDDLSIPATVVTPEVITQTLQAADEVLVF, encoded by the coding sequence ATGAAATCACTGGTGATTATTTTTAGGCATGCCCCTTTTGGTACAACAAGTACACGTGAAGGGTTAGATTTTGCCATGCTTAGCGCTAGCTTTGAGCAACAAGTGAGTCTGGTATTTACCAATGAAGCTGTATTACATTTACTGGTAGGGCAAACGCCCGAACAGGCTGGGTCTAAAGATTATGTGTCGGCGTTTAAAGCGTTATCTCTTTATGATATTGATACCGTTTTAGTGTGTGCAGTATCTATGACCACATTAGGGCTACAACCCGATGATCTTAGTATTCCCGCTACAGTGGTCACACCAGAGGTGATAACCCAAACCCTGCAAGCGGCTGATGAGGTGTTAGTATTTTGA